The Candidatus Hydrogenedentota bacterium genome includes the window TTTCAATGTCTTTTAAAGAATAAATCCGGTCGCCTTTTTTGTTTTTCATTGGGCGCACCTGTTTAAAATCTTTTTCCCAAAACCGAAGTGTACTTGGGGGCACATCCAACATTTTACTAACGTCGCCGATTTTATAATATTTACGTGTTGGAATTTCTTCGTTTTCCATTAGTCAAATCGTTTGGTTTCGCGTTTAGACATTTCCAGCATGCGGCGGTATTGCTCGTCGCTCAGGTCGTTGTGGTAAAAGAATGCAGGATTTAGCGGATTGCCATTTTTGCGCACTTC containing:
- a CDS encoding MerR family transcriptional regulator — its product is MENEEIPTRKYYKIGDVSKMLDVPPSTLRFWEKDFKQVRPMKNKKGDRIYSLKDIE